The genomic stretch GAGATCACCGGGCTCAACGTGAAGACGGTGGCCCGAGGCCGCCGACAGCTGGTCGCAGGCGACATCGATATCGATCGGGTGCGCGCTCCTGGAGCCGGCCGGCCCTCGGTAGAAAAAAACCGCCATCGTAGAGACACTGGAGGAGCTGCTGGCTGATGAGACTGCCGGCGATCCCATCACGGGCGTAAAGTGGTCACGCAAGAACCCCCGCACACTGAGTGACGAGCTGAAGGGTCGAGGGATCGAAGCCTCTCCCAATACGGTGGCGAACGTGATGTGCGCTCAGCGGTACTCCCTGCGAGTGAATCGCAAGAGCATCGCCCAAACCCGCCATCCCGACCGGGACCGGCAGTTCCGCTACCTCGCCACCGTCAAGCAGGACTTCCTGGAGCGGGGCCAGCCGGTGATCAGCAACGACAGCAAGAAGCGCGAACTGGTGGGCAACTTCCTCAACCAGGGCCGTGCCTGGCGTAGGGAGAGCGCCGACAGAGGAGTTTTCAGCTCAGATCAAGGCACGGGCATTCCCGACCCGCTTATAGCGCTTGGCGGCAACTGGTGCGCAGGCATGGTCCGGTTGCAACGTGCCCCGAGCCCTCCGGCGAGGCAGGCTGTTCCGAAGGGCTCGGGGTGGCGGCCGGAAGGTCCGGCCGACTAGAGCGTTGAGCGCGCCGGCCGGAGCAGCGCCGGCCGGAACCCCACCGTTACGCTCAGCAGGTGCGCGTTGTAGTCCCGGTACTCCTGGCCCAGGAACGCGGCGTTCGTGATCGCCGGGTAGAGGCCGTCGGTGCGGAAATCGGTGTCCTCGAACTTCTCGTAGGCGTAGCGCAGCGTCAAAGCCCAGTCCGCGGCGGGCGAATAGCGCAGGTATGCGGAGAGCGGCATGAGCTTCTGCTCGATGGTCGGGAAGTTCGTGGCCGTCGCCGACCTGATTTGGGCCGCGGTGCCGCCCGCCGGCGGTGTGGGGTTGAACGCGTGCATCCTGAGCACGGAGCGGGAGTAGTCCCAGCTCGCGCCCAGGTCCAGCCTGTCCGGCAGCAGCACCAGGCTGCCGCCCGCCGAGTAGGTGGTGATCCTGTCCCCGGAGTTGCCCACCCAGTCGAAGCTGGTATTGCTGGGCACGCTGGGCTCGCGGTAGCGCGAGCGCTGCCGCAGCTCGCCCTGGTCCCGCGCGTAGCCGGCGTACAGCTCGAGGCGGTCCAGGGGCGTCCAGCTCACCTCGCCGGAGGCCGACCAGTTCTGGTCGCGCTGCAGCCCGTACGCCGATTCCGGGTACTCGTCCAGTCCCCGGCTGTAGGCGGCGCTGATGGTCAGGCCCTCGAGAGGATACAGCCGGCCGAGCAGCTCGACCCGCTCGCGGTCCCGGTCGGCGATGTCCAGCCGACGCAGCTCGGGCAGCACTTCCTCCACGACCTCGTGGTAGGGGTCGCCCCGTCGCCACGACAGGCCGTAAGACGCCCGCAGCAGGAGCCAGTCGATGCGGGTGAAATCCAGCGCCGCTTTCGTGGTGTGCTCGTCGGATTTCCCGACCTCGCGCGCCTCGGGATTGCGCTTGGCCTGCTCCCAGCCGTAGCCGGCCTTGAGCTGCACGCCCGGGACCAGGCGGTACGACCCGTCCACCCCGGCAATCTGCCGGGAATGCCAGAGGCGGTGGGCGGTCAGCGGGTGCTCCAGTTTGATGAGCCTGCCGTCCCCATAGCCGACGCGGGCCGGGAACTCGAGCTCCTGGGTGCGATCATCGAAGTCGAAGTAACGGTACCGTGCGGTGAGGTTCAGTCGGTCCAGCGGCCGGCTGTTGGCCACCAGGTGGAAGCGCAGCAGCCGGGCGTCGGCAGCCAGGTCGGGCTGCGCCAGCGTCAGCGAGGGGTCGGCGGCGATGGCGCTGTTGATGGTGTGGGGCAGGAACGTCTGGTCCTGCCGCCGCCAGCCGTAGGACAGCCCGCCGCTGATCCGCGTCTTCGCGGGCAGGCTCACCCCCCCGGCGAGACCGAGCGAGTGGGCCAGGTTGTCGGGCGCCAGCGCCGTGCGTTGGCGCGCGCCGCCGGCGTTGGGATCGTCCACTGCGTTGAAGGGGTAGTCGGCCACCACGCGGTCCAGCTCGTTCCGGAAGACGGACAGGTCGTAGCTGAACTGGAGCTGCATGTTCTGGCGGTAGAAGCCCTGCGTCAGCTTCAGGTCGTGTACCGTATGCTCGATGGGCTCGGGCACCTCCTGGGGCCTGAACAGCACCGTCATGCCCAGCGGGCGCTCGCCGTTCTTCTCGATCCGCGTGTACTCCGCTTTGAAGCCCCAGTCCTTTCTCGGGTTGATGGCCAGCCCCAGCCGGACCGCATCCCACTGCAGGCGCACCGCTCCCAGCAGTCGCGCCCGGTTCAGCGCCGCCGTGTCCGGCCGCGGCGTGGGCAGGGTGTAGACGCCGCGCTGCGTCTCCGTAGCGGAGAAGCGCGCGGTCGTCGAGTAGGTGTGCGGGATCCGGTCCCAGCGGAGCTGGAGGTCGAAGCGCCCCAAATCCTGGACCCGCAGTCGCACGAGCTGGTCTCGTTCGCCGATCTCGCGCGCCACCGCCTCTCCCTGGAAACGGCCGTCCGGGCTGAGCAGGCCCAGGCTCAGCGCCTGCAGAAAGCCGCCGGAGCGGACCTCGCGGTACTCCTCGAACTTGCCTCGCTCCGCCGCGGGCAGCTCCTCGAGGTAGGCTCGCCCGCCTGTTTCCAGCGAAACGCTGAGCCTGTTCCCCAGGGGCGCGCTCTGCGCCCAGGCCACACCGGCACCCCCACGTGCGCCCGGGAAGGCGGCGAGCAGGAGCACGGCCGGAGCCAGCCATCTCGTTCTCATGGAATGCCTCCGTGTCGGGTGTCCCATCAGCGCAGGAAACGATTCCCCGACGGGTGGTTCGACCCGTGGATTTGCGCGTGGCAGTTCACGCACTGCCGGTTCATGGTGAAGTTCGTCCCCGGTAGCTGCGGATTGGTGGGATGCCGGGACTCGATGTGGCACTGCTGGCAGAGCCGCGGCTTGGCCACCTTCAACATCTTCTCCTTGTTGCTGCCGTGCGGATCGTGGCAGTTGGCGCAGCTCTCGACCACGGGCGCGTGCTCCCACAGGAAGGGGCCCCGCTTCTCGGCATGGCAGTTGTAGCAGACCTCGTTCACCGAGCTGGCCACCAGCAGCTTCTCGCCCGGACTGCCATGCGGGTTGTGGCAGCTCGTGCACTCCATCTTCCCCTCGCGCAGCGGCATGTGCGAGGAGCGGAGCTGCTGCGACTTCCGCTGCAAGTGGCACTGCGCGCAGGTCTCCACGACCGTCGCCTTCTTCAGGTGACCACGCTCCGTGAGCGCGCTCATCATCTGGTGGCAATCGGTGCACCCCACGTCCCGGCCCTCGTGGGGACTCCCCTTCCAGAACAGGCGGGCAGTCGATTCATGGCACTGCAGGCATACCTGGTTGCGCTCGCCCACCGGTGTCGGCGAGTTGCGGCCGAAGGTGATCAGGTCGGCCTTGCTCTCACCTCCGGACTCGGCGTGCGCCCGGCCAGGACCATGGCACGCCTCGCACCCCCGCCGCTCGAGGCTGTTGCGCGGGTGGTTCAGGAACAGTTCCCCCATACGAGTCGCGGCGAAGCGCGTGAACTGCTCCCGGTGGCAGTCCGCACACAAGGCGCTGCCGCTCTTCCCGTTCTGGCCCCCGCTCTGCGCCGCAGCCGGGGGGCCGGAGCCCACCAGTAAGATGGGCAGTAGAGAAAGGCTGGCGAGGAGAAGACGGGCACTCTTCATGGGTGGCCTCCCGGCGCCGGTCCGCGCTTGCGCCAAGCTTGGTGTCCCGAGTCAGAAATCAGGTCAACCACCTGCTGGAGTTCGCGGCTTCGAGCCCAGGCTCCGGACGTAACGGGCGAGGGCTGCCATTTCCTCGGGCTTCAAAGTGTCCTTGAAGGACTTCATGTTCTTGCCCTTGCCGTGCTTCAGCACGCCGACAATCGAGTCGTTGGAACGCGCGGCAATGAAGGCGGAGTCGAAAGTCGGCAGGGCCGGCATCGCTTTGCGCATGGTGGCCGGGGGGACACCCCGCACACCATGGCACATCTTGCATTGGCTCTCGAACAAGGTCTTGCCGTCCGGGACCTGCGCGGCCTGCGCCGCGGCCGGACCGGCCGTCAGCGCCAGCGCAAGCAGGCAGCCTGACATGCCAATGACGCCACATCGCATAGTGCTCTCCACGCGTTTTTCGGTGGACGCTCGAAACGGGTTTTTCTCGCCCCCCGGATTTCTTGAGAACCACACCGGTACCCGCGCACCTCGTGTGCAATGGCCGTTCCGCACTGGCCGGAATTCTGTAATTAACGCTCGGCCAAGCACTTATGCCGCGAAACCGCCCCACCCGCGGGCGCGCGCCAGCGGGCTATTTGACCCAGGGCCGCGGGCCCCGAGCACCGTCCCGGCGGGCGATCTGCCCCACCCGCGGCGGCAATGGGCTCACCGGCCGGGCAGCGGGAAGGTGTCCTGGTACTCGGGCTCCTGTTTGCTGCCGGGCGGGCCGCGCAGCGAGGCCAGGTAGAGGGAGAGCTCCTCGATTTCCTGGTGGGTGAGCACGGGCGGGCCGAAGGGGGGCATGGTCGTTCCGGGGTGGAAGCGGGTGGGCTCCTCGAGGAAGCTATGGATCCAGCCTGGTGAGTGGCGGAGCCCGATCTCGATCAGTTCCGGGGCGACGTTGCCGCCCACGCCGCCAATACTGTGACAGTTCGCGCACCCCTGCTGCTTGAAGAGCGCGCGCCCGGCGCGTTCCGCGGGGGTGAGCGGCCGTCCCACCTCGGGGGGCGACACGGTCTGCACCTGTTGCACGGCGCCGCCGAAGAGGAAGGCCGAGGCGCCGAGGGCGAGGGCGAGCGCCGCCAGCGCTCCCGGGCGGCGGAGCAGGTGGCGGGCGCTGTTGCGGTCGAAGAAGGGGAGCGCCAGCAGCCCGGCCAGCAGCAGTATTGGCACGCCGACGGCGGCAGCCCCCTCGAGCGACCCGGGCACCATCTTGAGCAACTGGTAATGGGGGAGGAAGTACCACTCGGGGCGCGGGACATACGACGAGTCCGTAGGGTCGGCCGGCGCTTCCAGCCCGGCCGGGAAGAGCGCGGCCAGGGCAACAATGGCGGCAACGGCGCCCAGCGCAGCCAGCGCGTCCTTGCCGACGATATCGGGCCAGAAGCGGACCCCGCCCTTCTTGGTGCTGGCATAGGCCTGCCGGTAATACTCCGCGTACTCCGGCTGACTGGTCCGGCGGGGCGCGCCCGGTTCCAGGGCGCTGGTGCGCGGCGCAATCCCCTGGCGGATCACCAGCGTCAGGTGGACGAGCGCCAGCGCGCCCAGCAGCAGCGGCAGCCAGAGCACGTGCAAGGCGTAGAAGCGGGTGAGCGTGGCCGCCCCGAGCTGCGTGCCGCCGCGCAGCAGCTTGACCAGCATGGGGCCCAACAGCGGCACCGTGCCGGCCATGTTGGTGCCCACCTGCGTGGCCCAGTACGCCTTCTGGTCCCAGGGCAGCAGGTAGCCGGTGAAGCCGAAGCCGACCACCGCCAGGAGCAGGAGCAGGCCGACCAGCCAGTTGATCTCTCGCGGGTACTTATAGGCGCCCATCATGAAGATGCGGAGCAGGTGCGCCACGACCAGGACCATCATGGCGCTCGCGCCCCAGTGGTGGATGCTGCGCAGCAGTGCGCCGCTCACCACCTGCTCTTCCAGGAATTGGATGCTGTCGTAGGCGTGGTCCGGCGAGGGTGAGTAATACATGGCCAGCACCAGCCCGGTCACGAGCTGTGCCAGGAACACGCTGAGTGTGGCGCTGCCCAGGGTATGCCACCAGGTCAGGCGATCGGGCACTTCGCGGTCCAACAAACTGCGCTTCAGGGCGGCCAGGTCGGCCCGCTCGTTCAGCCAGCGGTAAGCCCGGCGCATGCGGCTATGCCTCCAGCTTCTGGGGCACACCGTGCTGGAATTCCTGATAGGCGACGTAGACCACGCCGTCCTCGACCTTGACCTCGAGCGTGTCCAGCGGCCGGGGCGGCGGGCCGGCGAGCACCGCACCGGTCCTGGCGTCGAACAGGCCGTTATGGCAGGGGCAGCGGAAGATGCCCGCCGCCTCGTCGTAGCCGTAGGCGCACCCCAGGTGCGGGCAGCGAGCGTTGTAGGCGGTGAAGTGCTCGCCATCCTCCGTGTAGAGCCAGACGCTGCGCAGCGTACGGACCGTCACCCAGGCGTCCTGCGCCGTCTGCACCGTGTCGATGCGGGAGGGTACGCCCAGGTTGAATCCGGCCGCGTCGCCCAACTTGAGCCACGCCTGACTGGCGGAGCGTCGCAGTGCCGGCGAGACGAGCGCCAGCAGTGAGGGGATCCCGGCCAGCGCGGCGGCGCCGGCTGCTGCGACGGCGGGCACCCACTTGAGGAACCCCCGGCGGCCGAGCCCGGCTCCGCCCATCCTGTCGGGCGCGCCCCCCGCGCCAGGGTTCGGTTTCACCCCCATATCCCCCTCCCGGATTACGGTCTCGACTGACCCGCTGGCGGCTAGCGCCCCGGCTCCCGGGAACCGGGCAGCGATGTTAGATACGCCAGCAAGTCGGCCATCTCATTGCCCTCGAAGACGGGCCAGGGTATGCCCAGCTCTTTCATGCGTGCTTCCATGAACGGCGCGTGCCCCCACATGAGGCGCGCGGCCTCGACGGGGGAGAGCACGGCCTGGGAGCGGGCGAGGTCCGGACCCACTTTGCCGCCCTTCCCGTTCACCGCGTGACAGCGGACGCACCCCTTGGCGGCGAAGAGGCCGCGCCCGCGCGCGGCGCTGGCCGGCGGGCCGAAGAAGCCAATGAAGTAGAGGTAGGCCACCAGGTCCGAGACCTCCGTGCCGCTGAATGTCGGGGGTGGTACGTCGTAGCGGAGCATGAGCTGCCGCATCCGGGAGCCATGGTTCCACAGCAGTCCGGCGAGCGCGCTGGGCGTGCGCGGCAGGTCGTGGCGGCTGAGATCGGGGCCCAGCTTGCCGCCGTGCCCTTGCACGCTGTGGCAGCGGATGCACCCCTTGATGGTGAACAGCTTCCAGCCTTCCCTGGGGTCGCCGGGCACGAGGGCGGGTGCGGGCGGCGGATCCCCGCGCCCCTGCGTGCGCAGGAAGGCCAGCAGATCGGCCATGTCTGTGCCCTGGAAGGTCAGCCGGTGGATGCCCAGAGTCTGCATGCGCTCCTGCATCTCGGGGCCGTGGTTCCACATGGCCTGGATCATGAGCAGGGCGGAGCCGAAATTGCCCAGCGACTCGACGGGCGGGCCGATCCCGCCGCCAGCGCCGGCCACGGCGTGGCAGGAGACACAGCGCTTGTCCCGGAACAGCCGCGCGCCGCGCGCCGAATCTCCCGGCTCGTCGAAGTAGTTCAGCACGTAGAGGTAGGCCATGATGTCGGCCATCTCGGACCCGGACAGCAGCGGGCGCGTGATGCCCAGCTCCCGCATGCGCTGGCTCATGCGCGGCGAGTGGTTCCAGAAGAGCCCGGCGAGCTGCGGCAGGTCGCGTTGCTGCCCCAGCCGGGACAGGTCGGGGCCGATCCTGCCGCCCCGGCCCTCGACCCGGTGACAGCGGGTGCACCCCTTGGCCTCGAAGAGCCGCTCGCCCCGCTGCGCGTCGCCCAGCGGCGTAAAGAGCTGGGCCTGCGCCTCGCCGGCCAGGAGCGCCAGCCAGAGCGCAGTCCACCATGCCGCCCCGCCCGCTCGCCGGACGAGGGGCCGCCAGTCAACGTACGACATAAGCCGCCTCCGCTTCAGGGGCCGGGAGATAGCCGCGGATCCGCTCCTCCACCTCGGCCAACCCCTTCTCCCGCCCCTCCTTGACTTCCCAGATCGAGACAATGGGAAAGAGCTTGGTGAACACCATGTACAGCAGCGTGAAGGTGGCGAAGAAGGCGGCTGTGATGGCCACCTCGACCCAACTGGGCGCGTAGGCCTCCTGCGGCCAGGGCAGCCTGGGGTTCACCAGCGTGGGCACGATGATGGTGAAGCGCTCGAGCCACATGCCGATCACTACCGAGATCGAGGCCACGACGGTCCCGGCCACCGTGCGGGTGCGCCGGTTGGCCAGGATGCCGAACGGGATCACGAAGTCGAACAGGACCATGGCCCAGAAGAACGCCGCGTAGGGGCCGCGCACCTTGGCCCAGAACACCACCATCTCCTCGGGCTCGTGGCCGTAGAAGGTGGTCAGGTACTCGGCAAAGGTGAAGTAGAACCAGAGCAGGGTCATGACCAGCAGCAGGATGCCCAGGTAATCGAAGTGGATGGGCTTGATGTAGCTCTCCAGGTGGTAGATCCGGCGCACCAGCGCCATGGCCAGGATCAGCGCCGCAATCCCGGAAAAGATGGCGCCGGCGACGAAATACGGGCCGAAGATCGTCGAGTGCCACATGGGCTGGATGGTCATAGCGAAGACCCAGGAGACGACGGTGTGCACGGAAACGGCGATGGGGATGACAATGACGGCCAGCAGCGCAATCACGCGTTCCAGCCGCCGCTGCTGCGCGTGGGTCCCCGTCCATCCCAGGGCCAGGGCCCGGTAGAGCCGGTGGCGCCAGCCGGCGACGCGATCCCGCAGCAGCGCCAGGTCCGGGATGAGCGGGACGTACAGGTAGATGCTGCTCACCGTCAGGTAGGTGGTGATGCTCAACACGTCCCAGATCAGGGGCGAGCGCAGTCGGCCGTGCATGAGGAAGGGGATCACGAAGTAGGCCCGATCCGGCCGGCCCAGGTCCACGACCACGCTGCCCAGGCCAAAGAACAGGACGAGCACGGTGATGGTCTCGGCCATGCGCGTGATGGGGCGCCGCCACTCTGCCCTGGACAGGCGCAGGATGGCCGAGATCAGCGTGCCGGCGTGGCTGATTCCGATGAAGAAGACGAAGTTGGTGATGTAGAAGCCCCAGAAGACCGGGCGGTTCAGCCCGGTCACGCCCAGGCCGCTGCGGAGCTGGGTGGTGTAGGCGTAGGCGCCGAAGAGAGCGACGGCCAGGAGCGCCGCGGCCACGGCATAAAACGACGGGCCAGTCCTGA from Gemmatimonadota bacterium encodes the following:
- a CDS encoding Rieske (2Fe-2S) protein, which codes for MGVKPNPGAGGAPDRMGGAGLGRRGFLKWVPAVAAAGAAALAGIPSLLALVSPALRRSASQAWLKLGDAAGFNLGVPSRIDTVQTAQDAWVTVRTLRSVWLYTEDGEHFTAYNARCPHLGCAYGYDEAAGIFRCPCHNGLFDARTGAVLAGPPPRPLDTLEVKVEDGVVYVAYQEFQHGVPQKLEA
- a CDS encoding DmsE family decaheme c-type cytochrome → MKSARLLLASLSLLPILLVGSGPPAAAQSGGQNGKSGSALCADCHREQFTRFAATRMGELFLNHPRNSLERRGCEACHGPGRAHAESGGESKADLITFGRNSPTPVGERNQVCLQCHESTARLFWKGSPHEGRDVGCTDCHQMMSALTERGHLKKATVVETCAQCHLQRKSQQLRSSHMPLREGKMECTSCHNPHGSPGEKLLVASSVNEVCYNCHAEKRGPFLWEHAPVVESCANCHDPHGSNKEKMLKVAKPRLCQQCHIESRHPTNPQLPGTNFTMNRQCVNCHAQIHGSNHPSGNRFLR
- a CDS encoding MtrB/PioB family decaheme-associated outer membrane protein, which translates into the protein MRTRWLAPAVLLLAAFPGARGGAGVAWAQSAPLGNRLSVSLETGGRAYLEELPAAERGKFEEYREVRSGGFLQALSLGLLSPDGRFQGEAVAREIGERDQLVRLRVQDLGRFDLQLRWDRIPHTYSTTARFSATETQRGVYTLPTPRPDTAALNRARLLGAVRLQWDAVRLGLAINPRKDWGFKAEYTRIEKNGERPLGMTVLFRPQEVPEPIEHTVHDLKLTQGFYRQNMQLQFSYDLSVFRNELDRVVADYPFNAVDDPNAGGARQRTALAPDNLAHSLGLAGGVSLPAKTRISGGLSYGWRRQDQTFLPHTINSAIAADPSLTLAQPDLAADARLLRFHLVANSRPLDRLNLTARYRYFDFDDRTQELEFPARVGYGDGRLIKLEHPLTAHRLWHSRQIAGVDGSYRLVPGVQLKAGYGWEQAKRNPEAREVGKSDEHTTKAALDFTRIDWLLLRASYGLSWRRGDPYHEVVEEVLPELRRLDIADRDRERVELLGRLYPLEGLTISAAYSRGLDEYPESAYGLQRDQNWSASGEVSWTPLDRLELYAGYARDQGELRQRSRYREPSVPSNTSFDWVGNSGDRITTYSAGGSLVLLPDRLDLGASWDYSRSVLRMHAFNPTPPAGGTAAQIRSATATNFPTIEQKLMPLSAYLRYSPAADWALTLRYAYEKFEDTDFRTDGLYPAITNAAFLGQEYRDYNAHLLSVTVGFRPALLRPARSTL
- the nrfD gene encoding polysulfide reductase NrfD: MRRPEARPARPLAREQDEALFRPILRTGPSFYAVAAALLAVALFGAYAYTTQLRSGLGVTGLNRPVFWGFYITNFVFFIGISHAGTLISAILRLSRAEWRRPITRMAETITVLVLFFGLGSVVVDLGRPDRAYFVIPFLMHGRLRSPLIWDVLSITTYLTVSSIYLYVPLIPDLALLRDRVAGWRHRLYRALALGWTGTHAQQRRLERVIALLAVIVIPIAVSVHTVVSWVFAMTIQPMWHSTIFGPYFVAGAIFSGIAALILAMALVRRIYHLESYIKPIHFDYLGILLLVMTLLWFYFTFAEYLTTFYGHEPEEMVVFWAKVRGPYAAFFWAMVLFDFVIPFGILANRRTRTVAGTVVASISVVIGMWLERFTIIVPTLVNPRLPWPQEAYAPSWVEVAITAAFFATFTLLYMVFTKLFPIVSIWEVKEGREKGLAEVEERIRGYLPAPEAEAAYVVR
- a CDS encoding cytochrome c, which translates into the protein MRCGVIGMSGCLLALALTAGPAAAQAAQVPDGKTLFESQCKMCHGVRGVPPATMRKAMPALPTFDSAFIAARSNDSIVGVLKHGKGKNMKSFKDTLKPEEMAALARYVRSLGSKPRTPAGG
- a CDS encoding cytochrome b N-terminal domain-containing protein, encoding MRRAYRWLNERADLAALKRSLLDREVPDRLTWWHTLGSATLSVFLAQLVTGLVLAMYYSPSPDHAYDSIQFLEEQVVSGALLRSIHHWGASAMMVLVVAHLLRIFMMGAYKYPREINWLVGLLLLLAVVGFGFTGYLLPWDQKAYWATQVGTNMAGTVPLLGPMLVKLLRGGTQLGAATLTRFYALHVLWLPLLLGALALVHLTLVIRQGIAPRTSALEPGAPRRTSQPEYAEYYRQAYASTKKGGVRFWPDIVGKDALAALGAVAAIVALAALFPAGLEAPADPTDSSYVPRPEWYFLPHYQLLKMVPGSLEGAAAVGVPILLLAGLLALPFFDRNSARHLLRRPGALAALALALGASAFLFGGAVQQVQTVSPPEVGRPLTPAERAGRALFKQQGCANCHSIGGVGGNVAPELIEIGLRHSPGWIHSFLEEPTRFHPGTTMPPFGPPVLTHQEIEELSLYLASLRGPPGSKQEPEYQDTFPLPGR
- a CDS encoding c-type cytochrome → MSYVDWRPLVRRAGGAAWWTALWLALLAGEAQAQLFTPLGDAQRGERLFEAKGCTRCHRVEGRGGRIGPDLSRLGQQRDLPQLAGLFWNHSPRMSQRMRELGITRPLLSGSEMADIMAYLYVLNYFDEPGDSARGARLFRDKRCVSCHAVAGAGGGIGPPVESLGNFGSALLMIQAMWNHGPEMQERMQTLGIHRLTFQGTDMADLLAFLRTQGRGDPPPAPALVPGDPREGWKLFTIKGCIRCHSVQGHGGKLGPDLSRHDLPRTPSALAGLLWNHGSRMRQLMLRYDVPPPTFSGTEVSDLVAYLYFIGFFGPPASAARGRGLFAAKGCVRCHAVNGKGGKVGPDLARSQAVLSPVEAARLMWGHAPFMEARMKELGIPWPVFEGNEMADLLAYLTSLPGSREPGR